A window of Hordeum vulgare subsp. vulgare chromosome 5H, MorexV3_pseudomolecules_assembly, whole genome shotgun sequence genomic DNA:
tatttttttcaatAACACAACAACACGACCCCTTAGCTATCTCCATCTGTACTGTCGGTGATGCCATCATCTCCACCTCCATGAACTGTCAATGGTGGCCAATCTTTTGCTGCCTGTGCTACCCCGTCATCACCACCATAGTCTATGCTAGCACCGCTCTGTTCGGTGCCACGAAGAATCCCATGGAATGCAAATCTAACCACCCAGCGTTGTCCTGGTCTTACACCTGGTTTCCGACAAAGATCACATTAAATCCCGCTGAGGTGCTGTGCTTTCTTATGTCAGTTGAGCAAACGACCAATTTTATTGGCTATTGGCAAGGAGACAAACTGCCAGTGCGGCACATACCTTATGACGTGATTGGCCGTGTCTTTCGCTGGTGCTCTTGCACGTGCACATGCATGCTAGTATTAGGAAAGCGAATAAAAAAAGAAGGAATGAAATTAATAGTCATCGATGGGCATCTATATGTATGCATGTAACAATGGTTTACTGACTTTTGCAACCAGGCaattaaaagctttttagttcagTTGATTTTGGAAATGTGAGGAGCACACTATTGTTCTGGTCCACTGTTCCAAAGGACGCAACGCAGTGGTGTTGCATCTTGCATGTCATGTTAGTATGTTATACGGTTTTAAGTGCTTCTCTAGTCAATAACAGATGTTTTTAAAAAGGTGAGTGGCATAACATGGTCACTGCATGTAAGTTCAGAATAAAAAGAGATGTGCATGTCATTTCCGGAGTATCTAGTTTCTTCTTACATTACGGACGAGATTTTAATTTGAGCAAACAGAAGCGTGATGAGGATACAGTGCAGAtacacaaagaattgttacataAATGTTAATCTTGTACAGTACAAGAATGCTGATATgctgatatgcatatgcatgattATTGATTATCTGTTAATAATTTGAAATATGTTCCTCCTACTGAAGGTGAGAGGAGATGCTGTTGATAAAGAGTTGAACCTTCGCTGTACCGGTGCCTCATGCTCCATTCTTTTCTATGCTGCATGGTGTCCTTTCTCAAGCAAATTTCGACCAATATTTGAAGCTCTCAGCACCATGTTCCCTCAGATACACCACTTTGCTGTCGAAGAATCTTCTGCGACGCCTAGGTATGTGATTGCTGAAATCTTTTTGCGTGCCTGAGTGATACATCCTGTCCCTTTTGTTTCCAACATGTTATTTTTTCCAGTGAATTACTGCTCATCCTACCTCTTCTGCTTACTGCAGTTTGTTTTCAAGGTATGGTGTCCGTGGCTTTCCAGCCATTCTTCTGGCAAATGAGACTACAATGGTTCGTTACAGGGGTACAAAAGATCTGAAGTCTCTGGTTCAGTTCTATCAAGAGACTACAGGTATGATCGTTACCTTTATTCTTTGATTTCGAATATCATTTCTTGCACTCAGTATCATGCACACATGAGAGTAGCTACTCCTCTGTTTCCTGCAGACATAGTTTATTTAATGGTAACAGCTTGTTTCAAATATGTCTGCTTTTGAAACTTGAACACAACTCAGATTCTTGTTCCAAATATCGACCAGTTTATTGGCACCCCAGTCAGTTAATCGCTATTCGGTGGGTCACTGAATAGCTGATTAACTGGAAAATTCGCCTATTTATCCCTACTCAGCACCTGACTGATATGGTACCAATTACAAATATCCTGAACATGATTAAATATTGTGCATTGGGTTCTTTCGATTGAAATTTAGGATTGTTTTTGCTTCTAATTGATCTAGTACTCATTTACATTGGAGACTGTGGCATGGTGGGGAGTGAGCTGCGCCCTTGATTCCATGAATGATACTCTTGACCACATACATCAGGATTGACGTCTTGCTGCAACGATCTACTTGTTGAAACGTTTTACTGTTGATGCCTGTGAATGTCGAACAACAGCATATTTGATTGTTCTTGGGGCAGTTGGGCATACTCATAATAACCTGTCTTGACAATATGGATTATATTCCATTGTTCAATTCATTTTAAAATGGATATGCGTATGTTGCACACTGCACTGCTACAGCCATTGATGATAAGTTTGTTAGGTTGATTTTATCACTTCAAGCATTGAAGCAAGTTATTTCTTGCTGCAGGCCTCGACCCAGTTACATATATTGATGTTGATCAGCAAGAGAACACTGGAAGTTTGGGATCAGTCATGCCAGGAGGCCGGTCTCTGCGCAAAATGGCGAAAGACGAGCCATTCCTGTTTCTTGGAGTCCTTTTTATAATCATGAAGGTCGCGGCCCACTTCGTCCCCACTGTCATTTCCCAACTGAGAGCCTTCTTGATTGTGCGTGTTCAGAACTTGAACTTAAGAATCCGTAGGGGGTCAAGCCAACTTATGGAACGGGCATTGACTGTGCTTGATGTTCAGAGGCTTTGGAGCAAGCTTAGACTGAGCAGTAAGACAAGGGACCTAAGTAAAGGGGCGAGGAATGCTCGAGCATGGGCTTCGTCGTTTGCGTCTGTCTCACTGGGTGAACCATCCTCCTTACGGCATGCCTAGCCTTTTTTCGTGATGCTGGTCAATAGTCTAGTTGCTGATATATGATCCAAAATTGTTTGGTCTTGCTTCCCCATCCTGCTATGTATGTGCATCCGCTCATGTGGGAACACCAgaatgtaaattttcaggatctcATCTTGTTGTATATAGGGATGCGTTTTGCTTTGCTGACGCGATAGCTGATCTCTGACATTTGTCTCAATTAACTTTTTGATGTATGGTGAAGATCTGAGTGTTTTCGTTTATATCTTTCGGCTTCGGTTAGAATTTGGCTTCACTATCCCACCCTTGTCTGCACCAGCTTAAATCCCGGGCTGCTGACTCCTGCTCTGAATTGTAAAACTGTCTTGATTTTTACACATACCATGCTGTttgaaagaaacaaaaaaagttcTGAATCCGAACTGTTCTCATTTTCAAGTGAATTTGTTTTACGGCGAAGACCCATTTCATTTCCTTTTCTCCCAGTTGCATTGTCCTGTGCATGGTTACCCATCGTTGTCTTGGGTCACAATCTCAACTTTTTCTGAGTTGTATTTTTGCAGAACCTTCTGAACACGCGTCTCGATCTCCTGCGCCCTTCGTGTTCATTTGGTGTGTGTCCCTATCCCGTCTCTACTTCCCGTTGGTTCCGTTTTTCAGTTCCGTTGTTTATGATCTGCCGCGTAATAACTTTGACCCTATCCGTTATGTTACTTAGTGGGCACTAAGTTCTCTCTGAAAGCGTCCTTTTAATTTGTAACTTGATTTTCTCTGAAAGCATGCTTTTAATATGCAACTTGATTTTGAGAAGGACGTTCATCGAAATCCCTTTTGGATCCGGCGTCACTGACAGCAACGGAGAGGACATATTTGATTACATTTTTTGCTATGCCGTGCAAGTAAGGTCGCCAAGTAACGCTGCGCTGGTGACTGGAGCTTGGGATTACTTTAGAATTGTGGAGGAGGTTACCAGTTGGACCGATTTGACTGCGCCGACATTATATCCTAAAGCTTTTCTATAATGATATTTTTACCCTCTTGTATAGTACTACTAAATTACTTTCTCATTGTAGATTGACTGGAAGAAGTTAACTGATCTTGCAGAAAAATATGGCAGCTGGAAAGAACTGAGTAAGGGGgaagaaaggaaggaaggaaggaacaagtctgCACTGGTAGGCCCCAAAGAACACTTTCATCTTTGTCACTTAGCAGCAAGGCAAAGCACATACACGCAGGAACTCCTTAAATCGGGTTGCCATCTCCCTTTGGTGCAACGTGTTAGTTCCCACTGCCACACTAGCATCTTcagttcttcttcccctccatccaagagaaagaagaaagtaTCCTTCCAAGCCATTACTTGCTCTGATTCTTGGGGAGCATCCCTTCCATAGTATCCTCACTACAGCTGCAGGCAGGCAGGTTCGAGCAGCTAGCTATAATAACCCCCTGATCGGATCGGCTCTCGTTTCTTGCGATGACCGGAGGGGATTCCATTTGCATGGATGCGATCAGCCTGGATGAGTGGGAGATCGTGCCTGGCCTCGGGAGCTCCTTCTTCATGGAGGGGTGCACTGCTGGTGGCGGTAAGGATCAGGATCAGCTCTTGATTGGGCCTGATTTGGTCGTGATCGACATGGGCCACTTCGCCCTCCACCCTGCATCTCACCCTTGTGCCTATGATTGCATCCTAGATGAAGAAGAGGCCATGGATCCACCGGTGCAAGCTGCCTCttctcagcagcagcagcagcagcatgccGTCGAGGACATCGGCGTCGTGCAGGCTGAGCTGAGGCGAGGGGAGCTCGCGTCGGAGGTGACTGAGGTCATGGTCTCCGGTGCAGAAGAGGGGGAAGAGATCGTCAACGTCGAGTCCCCTGCTGCTGAGGAGGTTTGTGATGAGGACGAGGTGATGGTGGAAGCAGCACCTGATCATCTGGgtgccgaggaggaagaaggtgttgAGGGAGACAGGGCAGGGATGAACTGCGCTGGTTTCAGCGTTGGGAAACTGCGGGTGAACGGGGTGGGGGCGCTCTGCTCGTTCGGCGTCGCCGCTGCCACTTTCTGCGTCCTCGTGCTTGGCGGCAGGCCGCAGCAGGGGAAGATTATGATGCAAGACCAGAAGTCCCAGTTCCAGATGTATGCCGATGATGAGGTTGATGACTCTTCCCTTGTGTTCTTGAATTAATTCAGCACTTTAATCTTGTCACTGTTCCCCTAACGACATGCTCGAACAATCACATAAACTACTCATACTTCACTTATTATACTTATATTAGGtgcaaaaggaaagaaaaatcaTTGCATGAGTTGAGCAACCTTGCATCATCATGTCCAATCGGAATAGAATTGATGATGCTTCTTTTTAAAGATCAGAATCTTCTTTCTAGTACTCGTATATATTTTATCAGGCCAAAGCACTAGAGAATGGGGCGAAAATGACCCACTGCAACTGACGATCTGATCTTCTTTCTATCTGAAGCATGGAATCTTGGAATAGATTAGCCTAAAGCACGGGGGAATTTCATTTTGGAGTGAAAAAAATGGTCTACTGTTCCTGACTGTTCCGCTTGTTTTGATCTGCTGCAGAGGATTCATCGTGCCGTGGAGCAGG
This region includes:
- the LOC123452860 gene encoding 5'-adenylylsulfate reductase-like 5, translating into MRRAAVAVAFATALLLLLAASAAAGSPAAEPTCPRGAGPPFLDALGSRCPRAARIVPSRPLEVRGDAVDKELNLRCTGASCSILFYAAWCPFSSKFRPIFEALSTMFPQIHHFAVEESSATPSLFSRYGVRGFPAILLANETTMVRYRGTKDLKSLVQFYQETTGLDPVTYIDVDQQENTGSLGSVMPGGRSLRKMAKDEPFLFLGVLFIIMKVAAHFVPTVISQLRAFLIVRVQNLNLRIRRGSSQLMERALTVLDVQRLWSKLRLSSKTRDLSKGARNARAWASSFASVSLGEPSSLRHA
- the LOC123452861 gene encoding uncharacterized protein LOC123452861, whose amino-acid sequence is MTGGDSICMDAISLDEWEIVPGLGSSFFMEGCTAGGDEEEAMDPPVQAASSQQQQQQHAVEDIGVVQAELRRGELASEVTEVMVSGAEEGEEIVNVESPAAEEVCDEDEVMVEAAPDHLGAEEEEGVEGDRAGMNCAGFSVGKLRVNGVGALCSFGVAAATFCVLVLGGRPQQGKIMMQDQKSQFQMYADDERIHRAVEQASRMNQAVSSVVGGASTTRATVSFGGYYNGF